In one Asterias amurensis chromosome 9, ASM3211899v1 genomic region, the following are encoded:
- the LOC139941699 gene encoding cation-dependent mannose-6-phosphate receptor-like, producing the protein MAASTSFSTLLERIKSVNCKSVLLLWVLVLIVPCDKIQADIPSPICGSNLYDTETLKSASYWTITKPGICYDTWTEPIPCTINLAFCQSLPPSLTRGDEGYGASQKEVLPSATYKILGKENQFTDDASGTQLIATYPNGDELSCGTIGLVMYLKCNKSADWAKPINGQPSAIPTEVTVELDNKQGGCLYSIHADYAGACKAEIPMYLSFGTVLIILFFCLLAAYLLVGFIYNMCAGATGRELIPNYEMWQRLPSDILLGVSFFIGCITCRDVKSSDTYESI; encoded by the exons ATGGCGGCCTCCACAAGTTTTTCTACACTTCTGGAAAGAATTAAAAGTGTCAATTGCAAAAGTGTACTGCTTCTGTGGGTTTTAGTTTTGATAGTGCCTTGTGACAAAATTCAGGCTGACATTCCCTCACCAATATGTGGCTCCAATTTATACGACACTGAGACACTGAAGTC GGCATCTTACTGGACAATAACAAAGCCTGGTATTTGTTATGACACCTGGACTGAACCGATACCATGTACAATCAATTTGGCGTTTTGTCAGAGTCTGCCCCCTTCGTTAACCAGGGGTGATGAAGGGTATGGCGCGTCCCAGAAGGAAGTTCTACCTTCAGCTACTTATAAAATACTTGGAAAGGAAAACCAGTTCACTGATGATG CCTCAGGAACTCAGCTGATTGCCACCTACCCTAACGGAGATGAGTTGAGCTGCGGTACCATCGGTCTTGTCATGTATCTTAAATGCAATAAGAGCGCCGATTGGGCAAAGCCAATCAACGGACAACCAAGTGCCATACCAACTGAAGTCACAGTAGAACTTGATAACAAACAAGGTGGATGTCTA TACTCAATCCATGCAGACTACGCAGGAGCTTGTAAGGCTGAGATACCGATGTATTTGAGTTTCGGGACTGTATTAATAATCCT GTTTTTCTGTTTGTTGGCGGCGTACCTTCTTGTGGGTTTCATTTATAACATGTGTGCTGGAGCCACTGGGCGAGAGTTGATACCAAACTATGAAATGTGGCAAAGACTACCGAGCGACATCTTG cttGGTGTTTCTTTCTTCATTGGTTGCATCACGTGTCGAGATGTGAAATCTAGCGATACGTATGAAAGCATCTAG
- the LOC139942227 gene encoding uncharacterized protein, translated as MKSCGVIFLIAVVYLRQLKKIQADMQDPVGNVPITIPVGPDQEGPACRTCCPAAVPAVHGNPGHMGPSGFPGLPGEKGDPGLDGLKGTTGARGGLPGKIGEPGLRGNPGIGPKGVAGQMGLAGLVGPKGFRGDYGPRGYSREGYPGVDGLNGGKGMPGEPGLTGPKGDRGDGNENPGVVFTLRRKSSIFSTSDNTRLPFEEVTVASPDAEMIDLDMGVFTCPLSGTYVFMFSVLKSYEDNNNLRVHLHKNEEDIVSAKTTAPPAKNYHPIGGSTTLDLEQGDTVFLTFYGSVRNVHYVTDTNEFTTFSGFLLP; from the coding sequence aTGAAGTCTTGTGGGGTGATATTTCTGATCGCCGTTGTTTATCTCAGGCAGCTCAAAAAGATCCAAGCTGACATGCAAGATCCGGTGGGAAATGTCCCTATAACGATTCCAGTCGGACCGGATCAAGAGGGTCCAGCGTGCCGAACGTGCTGCCCCGCCGCAGTGCCCGCTGTCCACGGCAATCCCGGGCACATGGGCCCGTCTGGTTTCCCCGGACTCCCCGGAGAAAAGGGAGACCCGGGTTTAGACGGACTTAAAGGCACCACTGGAGCCCGTGGTGGTCTACCTGGGAAAATCGGTGAGCCCGGACTTCGTGGAAATCCAGGGATTGGTCCAAAAGGAGTTGCGGGTCAGATGGGATTAGCAGGATTGGTCGGACCGAAGGGGTTTCGAGGAGACTACGGGCCGAGAGGTTATTCTAGGGAGGGATATCCAGGTGTTGATGGTCTTAACGGTGGAAAAGGAATGCCGGGTGAGCCTGGGCTCACAGGGCCTAAAGGAGACAGAGGAGACGGTAACGAAAATCCCGGAGTAGTCTTCACCTTGCGCAGGAAGTCATCAATCTTCTCAACATCTGACAACACCCGTCTCCCTTTCGAAGAGGTTACGGTAGCTTCCCCGGATGCCGAGATGATCGATTTAGATATGGGGGTGTTCACCTGCCCACTGTCAGGCACTTACGTGTTTATGTTTTCTGTTCTGAAATCGTACGAGGACAACAACAATTTGCGGGTTCATCTTCACAAAAATGAAGAGGACATCGTGTCCGCAAAAACCACGGCCCCGCCGGCTAAGAACTATCATCCGATAGGTGGTAGCACAACACTGGATCTGGAACAGGGAGACACTGTGTTTCTGACTTTTTATGGATCTGTTCGTAATGTTCATTATGTAACAGACACCAATGAGTTCACAACATTCAGTGGTTTTCTACTCCCCTAA
- the LOC139941486 gene encoding uncharacterized protein codes for MDQPRSKATVECSYKVRDELCRLLSPVYNVSIDDVADIINILNVIKADCAQTPEKFRLLIGLLCQVDLSIANIEEHYEQLLIKNRIFHLLRAHQDIAHPMLDVIARATNRCCPLTTMPRTLENQDKRCPAGVGLDQSPTIIKLSTPTKSNLIVTTSLGSTNPCTVSAPRFSQAFFTTTTTTQQRFSTALSNGQSVSSPQQPAAFDQSRKLYNQVPLSFHQSPLSGARESPSDIQKRSLLQRQCHLRQQLEMLQAQQLKETSCIKNLSFDGQTRNPRNAPSTVTSESFSICLPENTKSSTPGCSATIGQSRFKVKPIRARQVIKQPIKIVDGKDQRISGVQALDLTSPRRRDQEVFNLVDSDTKEGGEAGPREVGPQALFEASDQISKEPVNEEQSVGLTLSHIGQHCIMVSVGDKSKETGAGSSQQVQVEVESAKQPARKQKKGKTTRAVVINVQKLCHMYDTRHKNKTQDQTLCPEASALTAPSKVNCTAVNKQGDSTSTYQRHDESSDENLKEGSLKAQDGQHQTINESSDENLKEGSLKAQDGQHQTINSNPDQSLNKNNNSITANPVLNDRKLPSKRKRIHRDTKLGNRKRRRSRKQRLGSGEKSKGDLSTKSSAQVLMPIDQPLDLSCTLSTPSQHFESRPNSLKATNAEFQPLKAGMWCQKEEQANESSVEQTGPFTGGDDSDMYMLYAGCDDDEGWYQSHSDEAKSARVSKSSSSVNSPIMSSESFLGRFVQERLQPLPPATAGISSMPRVVVAAAAAKVKRKHLKARSRKDKRKRQKKH; via the exons ATGGACCAACCTCGGAGCAAAGCTACAGTCGAATGTAGCTACAAAGTCAGGGATGAATTGTGTAGACTTTTGTCCCCAG TTTACAACGTGAGCATTGACGATGTCGCGGACATTATAAATATTCTAAACGTAATTAAG GCCGACTGTGCGCAAACACCGGAGAAGTTTCGTCTTTTGATTGGTCTTCTGTGCCAGGTTGACCTCTCCATAGCCAACATTGAGGAGCACTATGAACAG TTATTGATCAAGAATCGCATCTTTCATCTGTTGAGGGCGCACCAGGACATCGCTCATCCAATGCTGGATGTGATCGCCAGGGCAACCAACCGATGCTGTCCTCTCACCACCATGCCACGCACCCTTGAGAACCAAGATAAAAG ATGTCCAGCTGGAGTTGGGTTGGACCAGTCCCCAACAATCATCAAATTGTCAACACCAACTAAAAGTAATCTTATTGTGACAACGTCACTGGGCTCGACCAATCCCTGCACAGTATCAGCACCGCGATTCTCGCAAGCCTTTTTTACGACGACAACCACAACGCAACAGAGATTTTCGACAGCATTGTCAAATGGCCAGTCAGTGTCCAGTCCACAGCAGCCAGCTGCATTTGATCAGAGCCGCAAGCTGTATAACCAA GTGCCGTTATCATTCCATCAATCTCCATTGTCAGGAGCTAGGGAGTCCCCCTCAGACATCCAGAAACGCAGTCTCCTTCAGCGACAGTGCCACCTGAGGCAGCAGCTTGAAATGCTGCAAGCGCAACAGCTTAAGGAAACATCCTGCATCAAAAATCTGTCCTTTGACGGGCAGACAAGGAACCCCAGGAATGCTCCGTCCACCGTGACTTCAGAAAGTTTCTCAATTTGTCTCCCAGAGAATACAAAGTCCTCCACTCCTGGATGCTCGGCAACCATTGGTCAGTCCCGGTTTAAAGTAAAGCCAATCAGAGCAAGACAGGTTATTAAACAGCCAATTAAAATAGTAGACGGAAAGGACCAAAGAATCTCTGGAGTCCAAGCTTTGGATCTAACCTCGCCTAGAAGGAGGGATCAGGAAGTCTTTAATCTTGTGGATTCTGACACAAAAGAGGGCGGTGAGGCAGGTCCTAGAGAGGTGGGTCCTCAAGCCCTCTTTGAAGCCTCAGATCAAATATCGAAGGAACCCGTCAATGAGGAACAGAGTGTTGGGCTAACCTTGAGTCACATTGGTCAGCATTGCATCATGGTCTCTGTAGGAGACAAGTCCAAAGAAACAGGCGCAGGGTCCAGTCAACAGGTCCAGGTAGAAGTGGAGTCCGCTAAACAACCCGCTAGAAAGCAGAAAAAGGGGAAAACCACCCGAGCTGTTGTTATCAATGTGCAGAAGCTGTGCCACATGTATGACACACGCCACAAGAATAAGACTCAAGATCAGACTTTGTGTCCTGAAGCCTCAGCTCTGACAGCTCCATCAAAGGTCAACTGCACAGCAGTCAATAAACAGGGGGATTCCACTAGTACCTATCAACGCCATGATGAATCTTCAGATGAAAACCTCAAGGAAGGTTCACTTAAAGCACAAGATGGACAACATCAAACCATCAATGAATCTTCAGATGAAAACCTCAAGGAAGGTTCACTTAAAGCACAAGACGGACAACATCAAACCATCAATTCCAATCCAGATCAaagtttgaacaaaaacaacaacagtatCACTGCGAATCCAGTCCTCAATGATCGAAAACTTCCTTCAAAACGAAAACGCATACATCGGGATACGAAATTGGGAAACCGTAAACGACGAAGATCAAGAAAACAAAGGCTCGGCAGTGGTGAGAAGAGCAAGGGTGACCTCAGCACAAAATCCAGTGCGCAGGTACTGATGCCAATTGACCAACCTTTGGATTTGTCTTGTACCTTGTCAACACCATCACAACATTTTGAGAGTAGACCCAATTCACTGAAGGCAACCAATGCAGAGTTTCAACCCCTAAAAGCAGGTATGTGGTGTCAAAAAGAAGAGCAAGCAAACGAGAGTTCAGTAGAGCAGACTGGACCCTTTACAGGAGGTGATGACTCTGACATGTATATGTTGTACGCTGGTTGTGATGATGACGAGGGGTGGTACCAGTCCCATTCAGACGAGGCCAAATCAGCCAGAGTCAGCAAATCGAGCTCTTCAGTGAATTCCCCGATTATGAGCTCAGAGTCCTTCCTTGGTAGGTTTGTGCAGGAGAGGTTGCAGCCACTGCCACCAGCGACTGCAGGCATTAGCAGCATGCCAAGGGTGGTCGTTGCAGCTGCTGCAGCTAAGGTCAAGAGAAAACACCTGAAGGCGAGGTCAAGGAAAGATAAACGGAAGAGACAGAAGAAGCACTGA